In the Festucalex cinctus isolate MCC-2025b chromosome 10, RoL_Fcin_1.0, whole genome shotgun sequence genome, one interval contains:
- the ptprfa gene encoding protein tyrosine phosphatase receptor type Fa isoform X1 — MGTGRICRPDGGAVPLLVLSLSLAWLTLPSRADGVPSFVKSPDDQTGISGGVASFVCQAVGEPKPRITWMKKGKKVSSQRFEVIEFDDGSGSVLRIQPLRTHRDEAVYECTAANSLGEINASAKLTVLEEEQIPHGFPSIDMGPQLKVVERTRTATMLCAASGNPDPEIFWLKDFLPVDIESSNGRIKQLRSGGTPIRGALQIENSEESDQGKYECVAINSAGTRYSAPANLYVRDQREVRRVPPRFSIPPSHHEVMPGGSVNLTCVAVGAPMPYVKWMSGETELTREEEMPIGRNVLELANIRQSANYTCVAISSLGVIQTTAQITVKALPKPPTSLMVTETTATSVTLTWYSGTSEPVSYYVIQYRAKASDNGFQEVDGVATTRYSIGGLSPFSQYEFRVMAVNNVGRGPPGALVATLTSEQAPSSPPLRVQARMLSPTTVLVQWEPPEEANGQVRGYRVYYSADPHEPLGAWNKHNTDDSQLTTVAGLVPDATYALRVLAFTSVGDGPPSDVLLIKMQQGVPAQPSDLEAEAELDSRIMLSWLWPVEDPVVGYELRYWEANDPQEKHSVTFEPTGSYAVDDLKADTVYVFTLAARSETGLGVFTSPVEGRTARSTPSVPPQDVHLLSLSSTSIQVSWAPPPATPGGPYDTAAAVTGYSLAYCALDREDAQRHQVLGIGANERSFVLEGLEKWTEYSVRVRAVTDVGPGPESPPARVRTQEDVPGAPPRKVEVDAVNATAIRVSWKPPLTVKQNGHIRGYQIVYSRMERGEPHGQPLIVDVAHPDAQEAILTGLLPETTYSLTVAAYTTKGDGAHSKARLVTTTGAVPGKPTMMISTTIGNTALIQWQPPKEMVGEHMGYRLQYKRAEEGAFAVRDFHKTDDHFTVTGLHKGAAYIFKLCAKNRAGHGEEYVKEINTPEDTPASYPLNLSVVGLTATSTRLAWEPPPLAERNGKIVKYVVVYRDINSQNESSDATADTHASLNGLRPDTTYDIRVQAFTAKGGGPLSPSIQSRTMSTAMPVFTKNFGVKTVTKTSVLLTWDVPEIFESEVPLKILYNQQSVEVHGELKRKLITQLTPDTEYSFVLMSRGNSAGGLQQQVSIRTAPDLLLNKPSEYPQDVEEGGKVMLRLPRVPPGTPFRWFYVVVVPVISASLRWENPEDMDLQELLEGEDDARRKRRQLESDFLRPYVAAKLDSLPEVFTLGDGHVYHGFRNKALPGQQQYRFFVLAELTDRDSQRTLAASPFSDAIAVKLHSGMARHSEDPEMLWVMGPVLAVILIVIIVIAILLFKSKQERKRTSLSSKDEHMAGVKDSLLAHSADPVEMRRLNYQAQGGSTLSCPTTPRMRQHPPIAACDLADHIDRLKANDGLRFSQEYESIDPGQQFTWEHSNMEINKPKNRYANVIAYDHTRVLLTPVDGVPGSDYINANYVDGYRKQNAYIATQGPLPDTLGDFWRLVWEQRTSTVVMMTRLEEKSRVKCDQYWPSRGTETYGMIQVTMLDTVELATYSVRTFALYKNGSSERREVRQFQFLAWPDHGVPEYPTPTLAFLRRVKACNPPDAGPMVVHCSAGVGRTGCFMVIDAMLERMKHEHSVDVYGHVTCMRAQRNYMVQTEDQYVFIHEALLEAAVCGNTEVAARNLYAHIHKLSHVPPGETVTAMELEFKKLANSKAHTSRFISANLPCNKFKNRLVNVMPFESSRVCLQPIRGVEGSDYINASFIDGYRLQRAYIASQGPLAETTEDFWRMLWEHNSTIVVMLTKLREMGREKCHQYWPAERSARYQYFVVDPMAEYNMPQYILREFKVTDARDGQSRTIRQFQFSDWPEQGVPKNGEGFIDFIGQVHKTKEQFGQDGPITVHCSAGVGRSGVFITLSIVLERMRYEGAVDIFHTVKTLRTQRPAIVQTEDQYQLCYRAALEYLGSFDHYAT; from the exons ATGGGCACGGGCCGCATCTGTCGGCCCGACGGTGGCGCCGTTCCCCTCCTGGTGCTCTCGTTATCGCTGGCCTGGCTGACGCTGCCGTCTCGCGCAGACG GCGTGCCGAGCTTCGTCAAGTCGCCCGACGACCAGACGGGCATCTCGGGGGGCGTGGCCTCGTTCGTGTGCCAGGCGGTGGGCGAGCCCAAGCCGCGCATCACCTGGATGAAGAAGGGCAAGAAAGTCAGCTCGCAGCGATTTGAG GTGATCGAGTTCGATGACGGCTCGGGTTCGGTTTTGCGCATCCAGCCGCTGAGGACGCACCGCGACGAAGCCGTCTACGAGTGCACCGCCGCCAACAGCCTGGGGGAGATCAACGCCAGCGCCAAACTCACTGTCCTGGAAG AGGAGCAGATCCCTCACGGCTTCCCGAGCATTGACATGGGTCCTCAGCTGAAGGTGGTGGAGAGGACGCGCACGGCCACCATGTTGTGCGCCGCCAGTGGAAACCCAGACCCCGAGATCTTCTGGCTCAAGGACTTTCTGCCCGTGGACATCGAAAGCAGCAACGGACGCATCAAGCAGCTGCGCTCGG GTGGTACACCGATCAGAG GCGCTCTTCAAATTGAGAACAGCGAGGAGTCAGACCAGGGCAAGTACGAATGTGTGGCCATCAACTCCGCGGGGACCAGATACTCGGCTCCGGCGAACCTCTACGTACGAG ACCAGCGAGAAG TTCGTCGCGTGCCACCTCGTTTCTCCATCCCGCCGTCCCACCACGAGGTGATGCCCGGCGGCAGCGTGAACCTGACGTGCGTGGCGGTGGGCGCCCCCATGCCCTACGTCAAGTGGATGAGCGGCGAGACTGAGCTGACCCGCGAGGAGGAGATGCCCATCGGACGCAACGTTCTGGAACTGGCTAACATCCGCCAGTCGGCCAACTACACCTGCGTGGCCATCTCCTCGCTGGGCGTGATCCAGACCACGGCGCAGATCACCGTTAAAG CCCTGCCCAAGCCCCCCACCTCCCTGATGGTGACCGAGACCACCGCCACCAGCGTCACCCTAACGTGGTACTCGGGCACCTCGGAGCCCGTGTCCTATTACGTGATCCAGTACCGCGCTAAGGCATCGGACAACGGCTTCCAGGAGGTGGACGGCGTGGCCACCACCCGCTACAGCATCGGCGGTCTCAGCCCCTTCTCCCAATACGAATTCCGGGTGATGGCGGTCAACAACGTGGGCCGGGGACCTCCGGGGGCCCTGGTGGCCACGCTCACCAGCGAGCAGGCGCCTTCCTCGCCTCCTCTCCGCGTCCAGGCCCGGATGCTGAGTCCCACCACCGTGCTGGTCCAATGGGAGCCGCCCGAGGAGGCCAACGGGCAGGTTCGGGGATACCGGGTCTACTACAGCGCCGATCCCCATGAGCCGCTCGGCGCCTGGAATAAACATAACACGGATGACAGTCAGCTGACCACCGTGGCCGGACTCGTCCCAGACGCCACCTACGCGTTGAGGGTGCTCGCCTTCACGTCAGTGGGTGACGGACCCCCGTCTGACGTCCTGCTCATCAAGATGCAGCAAGGAG TTCCTGCTCAGCCTTCGGATTTGGAAGCCGAAGCCGAATTGGACTCTCGCATCATGCTGTCGTGGCTCTGGCCCGTGGAGGATCCGGTCGTCGGGTATGAGTTGCGCTACTGGGAGGCCAACGACCCCCAGGAGAAG CACAGCGTGACCTTTGAACCCACCGGATCCTACGCTGTGGACGATCTGAAAGCCGACACCGTCTACGTGTTCACCCTGGCCGCCAGGTCTGAGACGGGCTTAGGAGTTTTCACGAGTCCCGTCGAGGGCAGGACCGCCCGATCCA CCCCCTCGGTGCCCCCCCAGGACGTCCACTTGCTCAGCCTGAGCTCCACCAGCATCCAAGTGAGTTGGGCGCCACCGCCCGCCACTCCCGGCGGGCCCTACGACACTGCCGCCGCCGTCACCGGCTACTCCCTCGCTTACTGCGCGCTGGACAGGGAGGACGCGCAGCGCCACCAGGTGTTGGGCATCGGCGCCAACGAGCGCAGCTTCGTCCTGGAGGGTCTGGAAAAGTGGACGGAATATTCCGTGCGGGTGCGAGCGGTCACCGACGTCGGACCCGGACCGGAGAGTCCGCCGGCCCGCGTCAGGACGCAGGAGGACG TGCCTGGAGCACCGCCCAGAAAGGTGGAGGTGGACGCCGTCAACGCCACGGCGATACGGGTGAGCTGGAAGCCGCCGCTGACCGTCAAGCAGAATGGCCACATTCGAGGCTACCAGATCGTCTACTCCAGGATGGAGCGAGGCGAGCCGCACGGGCAGCCCCTCATCGTGGACGTTGCCCACCCTGACGCTCAG GAAGCCATTTTGACGGGCCTGCTGCCGGAGACGACCTACTCGCTGACGGTGGCGGCCTACACCACCAAGGGGGACGGCGCCCACAGCAAGGCCCGGCTTGTCACCACCACGGGGGCAG TTCCAGGCAAGCCCACCATGATGATCAGCACTACCATCGGCAACACGGCGCTGATCCAATGGCAGCCGCCCAAGGAGATGGTGGGCGAGCACATGGGCTACCGGCTGCAGTACAAGCGGGCCGAGGAGGGCGCCTTCGCCGTCAGGGACTTCCACAAGACCGACGACCACTTCACCGTCACCGGCCTCCACAAAGGCGCCGCCTACATCTTCAAACTGTGCGCCAAGAACCGAGCGGGCCACGGCGAAGAGTACGTGAAGGAGATCAACACCCCCGAGGACACGCCCGCCAGTTACCCTCTCAACCTGAGCGTGGTGGGCCTGACCGCCACCTCCACCCGGCTGGCCTGGGAGCCGCCCCCGTTGGCCGAGCGCAACGGGAAGATCGTCAAGTACGTGGTGGTTTACCGCGACATCAACAGCCAGAACGAGAGCTCCGACGCCACGGCGGACACGCACGCGAGCCTGAACGGCCTGCGGCCCGACACCACCTACGACATCCGCGTGCAGGCCTTCACCGCGAAGGGCGGCGGACCGCTCAGCCCCAGCATTCAGAGCAGGACCATGTCCACCGCAATGCCAG TATTCACCAAGAACTTTGGTGTGAAGACAGTGACAAAAACGTCTGTGCTGCTGACCTGGGATGTTCCTGAGATCTTCGAGTCCGAGGTGCCCCTCAAG ATCCTGTACAACCAGCAGAGCGTGGAGGTGCACGGCGAACTCAAGAGGAAGCTCATCACACAGCTCACACCCGACACCGAATACTCCTTTGTGCTAATGAGCCGCGGGAACAGCGCCGGCGGCCTCCAGCAGCAGGTCTCCATCCGGACCGCTCCTGACCTGCTCCTGAACAAACCTTCAGAGTATCCGCAGGACGTGGAGGAGGGCGGGAAAGTCATGCTGCGGCTGCCTCGGGTTCCGCCGGGGACCCCGTTCAG GTGGTTCTACGTTGTGGTGGTTCCGGTCATCTCAGCATCCCTGAGGTGGGAGAACCCTGAAGACATGGACCTCCAAGAG CTCCTGGAAGGCGAGGATGACGCCCGGAGGAAGCGGAGGCAACTTGAGAGCGACTTCCTGCGGCCGTACGTGGCGGCCAAGCTGGACTCGCTTCCCGAGGTTTTCACGCTGGGTGACGGTCACGTGTACCACGGCTTCCGCAACAAGGCGTTGCCAGGGCAACAGCAGTACCGATTCTTCGTGCTGGCTGAGCTGACGGACCGCGACTCT CAGAGGACGCTGGCGGCCAGCCCGTTCTCGGACGCCATCGCTGTGAAGCTCCACAGCGGGATGGCGCGCCACTCCGAGGACCCCGAGATGCTTTGGGTGATGGGACCCGTGCTGGCCGTCAtcctcatcgtcatcatcgtcatcgccaTTCTGCTCTTCAAGAG CAAACAAGAAAG GAAGCGAACGTCTCTGTCATCCAAAGACGAGCATATGGCGGGCGTGAAGGACTCACTGCTGGCCCACTCGGCCGACCCCGTGGAGATGAGGAGGCTCAACTATCAGGCGCAAG gtggcagcaccCTCAGTTGTCCAACCACACCAA GAATGAGACAACATCCTCCCATCGCCGCCTGCGACCTGGCCGACCACATCGATCGACTCAAGGCCAACGACGGCCTGCGCTTCTCGCAGGAGTACGAG TCCATCGACCCCGGTCAGCAATTCACATGGGAACATTCCAACATGGAGATCAACAAGCCGAAGAACCGCTACGCCAACGTCATCGCTTACGACCACACCAGAGTCCTCCTCACGCCCGTGGACG GCGTCCCCGGCAGCGACTACATCAACGCCAACTACGTGGACGGCTACCGGAAGCAGAACGCTTACATCGCCACGCAGGGGCCGCTGCCCGACACCCTCGGAGACTTCTGGAGGCTCGTGTGGGAGCAGCGCACCTCAACTGTCGTCATGATGACGCGCCTGGAGGAGAAGTCGCGG GTGAAGTGCGACCAATACTGGCCCAGTCGTGGTACTGAAACCTACGGCATGATCCAGGTGACCATGTTGGACACTGTGGAGTTGGCCACCTACAGCGTACGCACCTTCGCACTCTACAAG AACGGTTCGAGTGAGAGGAGGGAAGTGCGGCAGTTCCAGTTCCTGGCCTGGCCCGACCACGGCGTGCCTGAGTATCCCACCCCCACGCTGGCCTTCCTGCGCAGGGTCAAAGCCTGTAACCCCCCGGACGCCGGACCCATGGTGGTCCACTGCAG CGCGGGGGTCGGCCGCACGGGCTGCTTCATGGtgatcgacgccatgctggagcGCATGAAGCACGAGCACTCGGTGGACGTGTACGGACACGTCACCTGCATGAGGGCCCAGAGGAACTACATGGTCCAGACCGAGGACCAGTACGTCTTCATCCACGAGGCCCTGCTGGAGGCCGCCGTGTGCGGAAACACCGAGGTGGCCGCCCGGAACCTCTACGCGCACATACACAAGCTCAGCCACGTGCCACCTGGGGAGACCGTCACCGCCATGGAGCTGGAGTTTAAG aAGTTGGCCAACTCCAAAGCGCACACCTCCCGTTTCATCAGCGCCAACCTGCCGTGCAACAAGTTCAAGAACCGGCTGGTGAACGTCATGCCTTTCGAGTCGAGCCGCGTGTGTCTGCAGCCCATCAGAGGCGTGGAGGGCTCCGACTACATCAACGCCAGCTTCATCGACGGATACAG GCTGCAGAGAGCCTACATCGCCAGCCAGGGCCCCTTGGCGGAGACCACGGAGGACTTCTGGAGGATGCTGTGGGAACACAACTCCACCATCGTTGTCATGCTCACCAAACTGCGCGAGATGGGACGG GAAAAATGCCATCAGTACTGGCCCGCTGAGCGCTCAGCCCGCTACCAGTACTTTGTAGTGGACCCCATGGCTGAGTACAACATGCCGCAGTACATCCTGAGGGAGTTCAAAGTGACAGACGCCAGG GACGGCCAGTCAAGGACTATCAGGCAGTTTCAGTTCAGCGACTGGCCCGAGCAGGGAGTTCCTAAAAACGGGGAAGGCTTCATCGACTTCATCGGACAAGTCCACAAAACTAAGGAGCAGTTCGGCCAAGACGGACCCATCACTGTGCACTGCAG CGCCGGCGTGGGCCGCAGCGGCGTGTTCATCACGCTCAGCATCGTCCTGGAGAGGATGAGGTACGAGGGCGCCGTCGACATCTTCCACACGGTCAAGACCCTCAGGACTCAGCGGCCCGCCATCGTGCAGACCGAG GACCAGTACCAGCTGTGCTACCGGGCCGCCCTGGAGTACCTGGGAAGTTTTGACCACTATGCAACATAA